From Apium graveolens cultivar Ventura chromosome 9, ASM990537v1, whole genome shotgun sequence, the proteins below share one genomic window:
- the LOC141684600 gene encoding uncharacterized protein LOC141684600, translating to MATLLINGAGRFGCTGLHQILKYKMYDVSDLKVGHILRKDFKKWTRIGKSDSVAAEMLSYVGLTSVGISITQLLAHDETSVQEIIHFQQGEKLRLFLIVSGYYDSEKNFKREILVCAESPELMRNLLQFFDSNASQLPLKDLQQPGLEGEMRAFGIDKVTSRRTIEQLLEKFGKMVKR from the exons ATGGCAACCTTACTAATTAATGGAGCTGGACGATTTGGATGCACTGGTCTGCATCAGATCT TGAAGTATAAAATGTATGATGTATCTGACCTCAAAGTAGGACACATCTTACGCAAAGATTTCAAAAAGTGGACAAGGATAG GAAAATCCGACAGTGTTGCAGCAGAAATGTTATCATATGTAGGGTTGACTTCGGTTGGAATATCAATCACCCAACTTTTGGCACATGACGAAACTTCAGTACAAGAAATTATACATTTTCAAC agggggagaaacttcgCCTATTTTTGATCGTTTCTGGCTATTATGATTCCGAGAAGAACTTCAAG AGAGAAATCCTAGTTTGTGCTGAATCCCCTGAACTTATGAGGAACCTACTTCAATTCTTCGACTCCAATGCCTCCCAGCTGCCACTTAAAGATTTGCAACAACCAG GTCTAGAAGGCGAGATGCGAGCATTTGGGATCGACAAGGTTACTTCAAGGAGAACCATCGAGCAGCTACTAGAAAAATTTGGTAAAATGGTGAAACGATGA
- the LOC141686397 gene encoding uncharacterized protein LOC141686397, whose translation MESSASISLPPPPQERYIRARDHPLFDGMRKSNANRGTIFNFLARNSRQSISQSVSEISESKSKKNHTDVSESAASGPLKDSLSDIILEPYGRSSSLRWSKDSKTTSASGKIQSELSIDLEEEDVFGNSSPGAFNDESYTQTSIASPRTERSFSMNFESTQLSKIPLPPSAASFYIGHSPQVEVVESCKGIQLLNIYLKACKDDVNAGVPGKFLHAVLGQDASDVGSVVSTIMYSFYLHSSLKSDLFCTVPVINMKRSDLNSHAELKWLLDTCNVDHSLLIFIDEIDLSYYDLFGSLKLVFLNGDNLPEKQEALKGALVEIFNCTKGDSAYRWVDNVTVGESLEEIVHSCLWSHLGLNVILALQQRERL comes from the exons GAACGATATATTCGAGCCCGTGATCACCCACTTTTCGACGGGATGAGAAAAAGCAATGCAAACCGAGGCACTATCTTCAATTTTCTAGCAAGAAATAGTAGACAGAGCATTTCACAGTCGGTATCAGAAATTAGTGAAAGTAAATCCAAAAAAAATCATACTGATGTTTCTGAAAGTGCTGCTTCTGGTCCGCTCAAAGATTCACTATCAGATATTATATTGGAACCTTATGGACGGTCTTCATCTTTGAGATGGTCGAAGGATTCCAAAACAACTTCTGCATCTGGAAAAATTCAGTCAGAATTAAGTATTGACCTCGAGGAAGAAGACGTGTTTGGAAATTCTAGTCCAGGGGCCTTTAATGATGAGTCTTACACTCAAACGAGCATTGCATCACCTAGGACTGAAAGATCATTTAGCATGAATTTTGAAAGCACACAACTCTCTAAAATCCCATTACCTCCATCTGCAGCATCTTTCTATATTGGACATTCACCCCAAGTGGAAGTTGTGGAATCGTGCAAAGGCATTCAATTGCTAAATATTTATTTGAAAGCTTGCAAGGATGATGTCAATGCTGGTGTACCTGGAAAATTCTTGCATGCTGTACTTGGACAGGATGCATCTG ATGTTGGATCAGTTGTTTCAACTATCATGTATTCCTTCTACTTGCATTCATCACTTAAGAGCGACCTATTCTGCACTGTTCCTGTTATCAACATGAAAAGATCAGACTTGAACTCTCATGCTGAGTTGAAATGGCTACTTGATACTTGTAATGTGGATCATTCACTGTTGATATTTATTGATGAG ATTGACCTCTCTTATTATGACCTATTTGGGAGCCTCAAACTAGTTTTCCTGAATGGAGACAATCTTCCAGAAAAACAAGAG GCATTAAAAGGTGCCCTAGTAGAAATTTTCAATTGCACAAAG GGTGATTCGGCATACCGCTGGGTTGATAATGTCACCGTTGGAGAG AGCCTAGAGGAGATTGTGCATTCTTGCTTGTGGTCACATCTAGGTCTAAATGTTATTCTAGCACTGCAGCAGCGTGAAAGGCTGTAG